GGCCGTCGGCAAGGCCAAGTTCCCCCTGGTCGGTGACCCGACCCACGCCCTGACCAATGCATTCGGCGTGCACATCCCGGAAGAAGGCCTGGCCCTGCGCGGCACCTTCGTGATCAACCCGGAAGGCGTGATCAAGACGGCTGAAGTGCACTCCAACGAGATCGCCCGCGACGTCAAGGAAACCCTGCGCAAGCTGAAGGCTGCCCAGTACACCGCCAAGAACCCCGGCCAGGTCTGCCCGGCCAAGTGGAACGAAGGCGCCAAGACCATCGCCCCCTCGCTGGACCTGGTCGGCAAGATCTAAATAGATCTGCCCCTCCCACCCGTGTTGAGGTCCGTCCTCATCACCGCTTGCAGCATTTCCGGCGGCCTTGGCGCCGCCGGGATGCCCCTGGCCGCCCGTTCGCGTGAAAGGAGGCCAGCTCTCAAAGTCGCTTGATTGATCGAATTCGAATAGGAAGGAAGCACCACCATGTTGGACGACACCCTGAAGGCCCAGCTCAAGGCATACCTGGGGCGCGTCACCCTGCCGTTCGAGATCGAGGCTTCCCTGAGCGACTCTGAGAGCTCCCGCGAGCTGCAGCAACTGCTGCAGGACATCGCCGCGATGTCCGACAAGATCACCCTGCGCACCGATGGCCAGGACGCCCGCCGTCCTTCCTTCAGCCTCAAGCGCACCGGCACCGAGCAGAGCCTGCGCTTTGCCGCCATCCCGCTGGGCCATGAGTTCACCTCCCTCGTGCTGGCCTTGCTGTGGACCGGCGGCCATCCGCCCAAGGTCGAGCAAGACACCATCGAGCGCATCAAGGGCCTGGACGGCGACTATGCCTTCGAGGTCTACATGTCCCTGTCCTGCCACAACTGCCCGGACGTGGTGCAGGCCCTGTCGCTGATGTCGGTGCTGAACCCCAAGGTCAAGTCCGTCGTGGTCGACGGTGCCCTGTTCCAGGACGAGGTCAATGGCCGCGAGATCATGGCCGTGCCGGCGGTCTGGTTGAACGGCGCGCCCTTCGGCTCGGGCCGCATGACGGTGGAAGAGATCGTCGCCAAGCTGGACAGTGGCGCGGCCGCCAAGGACGCCGAGAAGCTCAGCGCCAAGGAAGCCTTCGACGTGCTGATCGTCGGCGGTGGCCCGGCCGGCGCCGCGGCGGCTGTCTATGCCGCCCGCAAGGGCATCCGCACCGGCATCGCCGCCGAGCGCTTCGGCGGCCAGGTCAATGACACGATGGCGATCGAGAACTACATCTCGGTGCTGGAGACCGATGGTCCGAAGTTCGCGACCGCGCTGGAACAGCATGTCAAGCATTACGGCGTCGACACGATGAACCTGCAGCGCGCCACCGGTCTGGTGCCCGCAAGCCAGCCCGGCGGCCTGGTCGAGGTGCAGCTGGAAAACGGCGGCGTGCTTAGAGCCAAGACCGTGATCCTCTCCACCGGCGCGCGCTGGAGAAACGTCAACGTGCCCGGCGAGCAGGAGTACAAGAACAAGGGCGTGGCCTACTGCCCGCATTGCGACGGCCCGCTGTTCAAGGGCAAGCGCGTCGCGGTGATCGGCGGCGGCAACTCCGGCGTCGAGGCCGCGATCGACCTGGCCGGCATCGTCTCGCATGTGACCCTGCTGGAGTTCGGCGAGCAGCTCCGTGCCGACGCGGTGCTGGTCAAGAAGCTGGAGAGCCTGGCCAACGTCAGCATCATCAAGCAGGCCCAGACCACCGAGTTCACCGGCGCGGGCGGCAAGCTCAGCGGCCTGAACTACACCGACCGCGCCACCGGCGAGGCCAGGCGCGTCGAGCTGGAAGGCGTGTTCGTGCAGATCGGCCTGGTGCCCAACACCGAATGGCTGAAGGGCACGGTGGAGCTCTCCAAGCATGGCGAGATCATCGTCGACGCCAGGGGCCAGACCTCGGTGCCGGGCGTGTTCGCCGCCGGCGATGCGACGACGACGCCGTTCAAGCAGATCATCATCGCCGCCGGCGAGGGCGCGAAGGCGGCGTTGGCTGCGTTCGACCACATCATCCGCAACTGAAGCGGGCGGCCCAGAGGGCTGTTGTAGAAAAGGCCGGTCAATCATTGTTGACCGGCCTTTGCTTTGCTTGGCTGCTGCGGGCGGTGGTGGCGCGTTCTGTCGGCTTGCGGCCAGAAGCAGTCATCCAAGCTTGTTGTCATCTAGGACTTCAACTGCTCCAACCCTCCACGGGCGCATAGGGCTTGCTTTTCCAGGCCAGCGTTAACCGCGATCAGGAAAGCCATACCAGCAGTGCCACCCGCGAGCCACAGGGCAGTGTGTAGCCCCAATCCATCGACAGCATGTCCGCCTGACCAAGCCCCGACCGCAATGCCGATGTTGAACACTCCCACATAAAGCGCGGTGGCAATCTCGACCGCGTCCGGCACGGCCTTCATCATCCACGTCATCAGACCTACCGAAACGCCACCGTAGGCCAAGCCCCAGACGAGCAAGGCTGCGCCGCTGCCCACTGGCGAACTTCCGATAGTGAGAAACAGGATCTGCGTCAGCAGCAGCCCGAGCGCTATCGCCATCAAAGTCAGCTTGGTACGACGGGCGGCGACGATTCCCACGAGAAAGTTGCCGACAATTCCCGCGATACCGTAGGCGAGGAGTCCGCCTGGAATCCATCGCACGTCGAAGCCGCCCACCCACAAGAGCAAAGGCCGCACGAAGGTAAACGCCATGAAATGGCTGCCAACCAGGAAAAGCGTCAGCAGGAGTCCTGCTTGCAGCTTGCGGTTGCCAAGCTGCGTGCCGAACTGGCGCAGGCTGACGGCGCTGCTCACGGGCAGACTGGGAAGTACGGCGAGCAAAAGAACCAGAACGAGCCCACTGAGCAGTGCCATGCTGCCGAAAGCCCAGCGCCATCCACCCAGTTCGCCGATCAATGCGCCGAGTGGAACGCCCAGCACGGAAGCCGCTGCGACCCCACCGAAGACGATGGACGTGGCGAGGCCCACGGCATGCGTTGGCACGAGTCGGGCTGCGAGCCCCCCGGCGACGGCCCAGATCCCGCCGATGCAAACGCCGACAAGAATGCGCGCAGCCAAAAGCCAGGGCAAACTCGGTGCCAGAGCCGACGCCAGGTTGGCGATCAACAGCAGCCCCAGCAATCCGCACAGAAGGCTGCGCCTGTCCATGCCGCCTGCTGCAATCACCACGAGGGGGGCGAACAACGCGGCCAACAACGCTGGCAGCGACATGGTCAGGCCGGCCGCTCCGGTTGATGTGCCAAGCGTTCCGGCCATCGCGTCCAGCACTCCGACCGGCAGCATCTCCGTGGTGACGACTGAGAAGGTGGCAAGGCCAACGGCGACCACGGCCCACCAGGAGGCTCCGGCAGGGGTTCTCGTCAACGTCGATGAGGCCATGTTCATGGCTGGAATCCTTGTTCTTGAATGGAGGGGAGGAGAGGAGGCTGCTGTCACGCCGTGACTGTCGTGGCCGCGCCGCGCGGCGGCGCGAGCCGGGCGCCCGACAGCGTCGCCAGCAGGACCAGGGCGCCCGCGCAGAGCGCAACCCCGAATCCGCTTCGTGTACCGCCTTGGTCCACCAGATGGCCGGCGAGTGCGGCGCCCAAGGCCACCCCGACATTCAGGCCGGCAAGCAGCCAGGTCATCCCTTCGGTCGTGCGGTGCTCGGGCACGAGCCGTTCCAGCAGGGACATCGCCACGATCATGGTCGGCGCAAAGAACAAGCCGGCCACCAGCACCGCCGCCATCAGTGCAGCGACGCTGTCGACGAACACCAATGGCAGCGTCGTTGCAGCGGTCGCCATGCCGCCCAGCAGCAGCAGGCGGTTCAACGGAGCCTTCAGCTCAAGCATGCCGAACAGCAGGCCGGCGAGGCAGGATCCGATCGCGTAAGCGGACAGCACCAGACTGGCCGCAACCGCTTGTCCGCGTTGCTCGGCAAAGGCGACGCTGACGATGTCCACGGTGCCAACGATGACGCCCATTGCAGCCATCAACAGCGCAAGCAGGCGGACTCCCGGAAAGCGCAGCAGGGACTGGGAGCGCACCATCCCGGCCGTCAGCCCCTGTGCCGGTGGTTCGGTGCCGCGTTGCACCACCAGGCCCGCGACGCCAAGAACCAGCAGCAACGCTGCTGCCAGCGGCCCAGCCTGGGGAAACAGCAGCACGGACAGTCCGACCGACAGTGGCGGCCCGGCAATGAAGCTCACTTCATCCAACACCGTTTCCAGCGCATGGGCGGTCTGCAGGCGCGGCTGGCCCCGAAAGAGGGTCGTCCAGCGTGCCCGCACCATGGCCGACATGCTCGGCATGCAGCCGGTGAGGATGGCGCCAATGAACAGGATCCAGTCGGGGCCGTTCCACCAGGTCCCCGCCAGCAGAAGCAGCATGCCCGCCACGCTGATCGCGGTGGCCACCGGTAGCACCCGGCGCTGCCCGTGCCGATCGACCTGACGAGAGACCTGCGGTGACACCAACGCATACGTCAGGACGAAGGCCGCCGACACAGCGCCTGCCAGCGCATAGCTGCCGCGCAACTGGGACAGCATGGTGATGATGCCGATACCGGTCATCGGCAGCGGCGTGCGCGCCACCAAGCCTGCAAGGACAAATCCCTTGCTTCCAGGCGCAGCGAAAAGTTCTCCATAAGCGTTGGCCACTCGTTCTCCTGAGACAATACATACATGGCGTATGAATAAATCATACCCGTATACATACGCCCTGTTTGTAAAACCACTTCAACCCGTATGGAAGGACAGGGTCATGGTTCGTCGCACCCGTGCCGAGATGGAAGAAACGCGTGCGGCCCTGCTGGCAACGGCGCGCAAGGTCTTCGCCACGCAGGGCTATGCCAGCACCTCGATGGACGATCTGACCGCACAAGCGGGCTTCACCCGCGGGGCGCTGTACCACCACTTCGGCGACAAGAGGGGTTTGCTGGCGGCGGTCGTGCGGCAGATCGACGCCGAGACGGACGAGCGCCTGCAAGCAATCTCGAATGCGGCAGACGATCCATGGGAGGGGTTTCGTCGCCGATGCAGGGCCTATCTGGAGATGGCCATGGAGCCCGAGATCCAGCGCATCGTGCTACGCGACTCCAGAGCCGTCCTGGGTGGCTCCTCTCCAGAGGCGCAGCGGCATTGCGTGGCGTCGATGCAAGGGCTGATCGAAAATCTCATGCAGCAAGGCCTGATCGCGGAGGCCAACGCCCAGGCGTTGGCGACGATGGTTTATGGCAGCCTCGCTGAAGCAGCGTGCTGGATCGCTGAAGAGGGGGGCGGAGACGCGCGGCTAGCCCAAGGTCTTGCAACGCTGGAACTCCTGTTGCGCGGCGTGCGGCGCAGTCGCTGAGCGGCGACTGTTGACTCAAACCGGCGCTGCTTTGAGGCTCGACTCCATCCGGGAATGAGCGTCTGCCCTGCTCACCAGTCATAGACCGCTATGGGTCGAAAGCCGCCAGCCACCGCCAACTCGGCTCCACCTCAACAAGACCTTAGCCCCTTGGCCGCCGCCGCCCGCCTCCCAACCCACAGCCCCTCCACGCTATAGATCGCCAGCGCGGCCCAGATGCAAGCAAAAGCCACCAGGCGCGCCGGGGCCAGCGGCTCCTTGAACAGCCAGACGCCCAGGAAGAACTGCATCGAGGGCGAGATGTACTGCACCAGGCCCAGGGTGGTCAGCGGGATGCGCCGCGCGCCGGCCGCGAACAGCAGCAGGGGCACGGCGGTCAGCGGCCCGGCCATCAGCAGCCAGGCGAGCTGGCGTGTGTCGCCCTGCGCGAAGGCGCTGTGGCCCTGCACGGTCCACAGGCCCAGCGCCGCGGCGGCCAGCGGCGCGATCAGCAGGGTCTCGAGCGCCAGGCCCTCCATCGCCCCCAGCGGCGCGATCTTGCGCACCAGGCCGTAGAAGCCGAAGCTCAGCGCCAGCACCAGCGCGATCCAGGGCAGGCTGCCGGTCTGCAGGGTCAGCCACAGGACGCCGAAGCCCGCCAGGGCGACCGCCAGCCATTGCACCGGCCGCGGCCGCTCGCGCAGGAAGGCAAAACCCAGCGCCACATTGATCAGCGGGTTGATGAAGTAGCCCAGGCTGGCCTCCAGCACATGGCCATGCTGGACCGCCCAGACATAGGACAGCGAGTTCGCCACCAGCAGCGCGGCCGACAGCAGGAACAGGCCCAGCACCCGCGGCTGGCGCAGCACCGGGCCGGCCCAGGTCCAGCGCCGCAGCAGGGTCAGCAGCAGCGCGACGAAGGCCAGCGACCACAGGGTGCGATGCGCCACCACCTCCAGCGCCGGTACCTCGCTGAGCTGCTTGAAGTAGAGCGGAAACAGGCCCCAGCACAGATAGGCGAGGGCGGCATAGGCGATGCCCCAGTTCATCGGGATCGGGCTCCGGTCGGGTGGGCGAGGGCGCGATTCTGCCGCCGCGGCCCGACCCTCGCTGCGGCCGGGGCTTGTGCGCGAATGGCCCCCGACGTTCGGCGCCGGCCGGAATCGACAGGCGCCGGCTCCCGATCTTCCCTCTGTTGCGCCGGCCGCCGGTGCGGCAGCATCGCGGCATGGCCCGCATCGTCTTCACGCCCCAGCTGCGCCGCTTTGTCGAAGTGCCCGAGATCGAGACCGCGGCGGGCACGCTGCGTGCCGGCCTAGAGGCGGCCTTCGCGCAGAACCCGCGCCTGCGCGGCTATGTGCTGGACGACCAGGGCCATCTGCGCGCCAATGTGACGATCTTCATCGACGGGCGCCGGCTGCGCGACGGCCGCCGTCTCGACGATCCGCTGGCGCCCGCGAGCCAGGTCCATGTGCTGCAAGCCTTGTCCGGAGGATGAATCAGATGAGCGATACCGCCTGGGTGGCCACCCGCAAGGGCCTGTTCGAGTTGAAGCACCGGCCCGGCGGCGGCTGGGACATCGCCGGGGTCAGCTTCCTGGCCGAGCCGCTGTCGATGCTGCTGCCCGCGCCGGCCGGCGGCGGGCGCATGTTCGCCGCGCTGAACCTGGGCCATTTCGGCACCAAGCTGCAGGGTTCGGACGACGGCGGCAAGACCTGGACCGAGCTGGCCGTGCCGACCTATCCCGAGCAGCCCGAGGGCGCCGAGGGGCCGGCCTGGAAGCTGCAGCAGATCTGGGCGCTGGAGCGCGTCGGCGGCACCCTGTGGGCCGGCACCATTCCTGGTGGCCTGTTCAGGAGCGTGGACGAGGGCGCCAGCTGGCAGCTGGTCGACAGCCTGTGGCAGCGCCCGGAGCGGCTGGAATGGTTCGGCGGTGGCTACGACGCGCCGGGCATCCATTCGATCTGCCCCTATCCGGGCCGGCCGGACGAACTGCTGCTGGGCATCTCCTGCGGCGGCGCCTGGCGCTCGACCGATGGCGGTGCCAATTGGGCGCAGCGCGCGGCCGGCATGCGGGCCGACTTCATGCCGCCGGAGCGCGCGGAGGATCAGAACATCCAGGACCCGCACCGCGTCGTGCGCTGCGCCGGCGCGCCCGAGGTGCTGTGGACCCAGCACCATTGCGGCATCTGGCGCTCGGCCGACAACGGCGCAAGCTGGCAGGAGCTGCGGGCCCAGCCCTCCAGCTTCGGCTTCGCGGTCGCCGCGCATCCGGGCGACCCGGACACCGCCTGGTTCGCGCCGGCGGTCAAGGACGAGAAGCGCGTGCCGGTCGATGCCGCGCTGTGCGTGACCCGCACCCGTGACGGCGGCAAGAGCTTCGAGGTGCTGCGCGTCGGCCTGCCGCAGACCCATTGCTACGACCTGATCTACCGCCATGGCCTGGCGGTTGACGGCAGCGGCGAGCGCCTGCTGATGGGCAGCACCACCGGCGGGCTCTGGTCCAGCGACGATGGTGGCGACCACTGGACGGAGGTCTCGCGCGGGCTGCCGCCGATCTATGCCTTACGCTTCGGCGCATGAACCTTGCCGATGCCGCCAGCTTCCCGATCCTGCAGACCGAACGCCTGCGCCTGCGTGAGCTGCTGCCGGCCGATGCGCCGGCCCTGTTCGCCATCCATGGCGACGCACAGGCGATGCGCTGGTTCGGCAGCGACCCGCTGACCAGCCTGGCCGAGGCCGAGCGCCTGGTCGAGGTGTTTGCCGGCTGGCGCCGCCAGCCCAACCCCGGCACGCGCTGGGGGCTGGAGCGGCTGTCGGACGGTGCCCTGGTCGGCAGCTGCGGCCTGTTCAACTGGAACCGCGCCTGGCGTCGCTGCACCCTGGGCTATGAACTGGCGCGCGAGGCCCAGGGCCGGGGCCTGATGGCCGAGGCGCTGCGCCGGGTGCTGGCCTGGGGCTTCGCGCCGGAGGGCATGGGCCTGAACCGCATCGAGGCGATGATCCATCCGGAGAACCAGCCCTCGCTGCGCCTGGTCGAGGGCCTGGGCTTTCGCCGCGAGGGCCTGCTGCGCGAGGTCGCCTTCTGGGGCGGCCGGCACCAGGATCTGGAGATGCACGCGCTGCTGGCGCGGGAGCAGCGCGGCAAGGCCTGACCCCGCGCCACTTAGCCGGGCAGGGCGGGCCGGGGCTCGTCGCGCCAGGTCTGCGAGATCAGCCGTCCCAGCTCGGCCGCGGCCGGGTTGCGGGCCTCGATGTCGTCATCACCGCGGTCGAGCCGGAAGTCCAGCGCCGGCAGCGGCGGCAGGCCCTCGCGTTCGCCGAGCTCGGCCATGCCCGGCCGCAGATGATCCCGCGTGAAGGTGGTCACCGCCAGGCCGCTGAGCGCGACCGTGCGCAGGTCCTGCAGGCTGTGCGAGCTGAAGGCGCCATGCCAGGCGATCCCGGCGCGGTTCAGCGCGTCGATGCTGACCTGGTGGCAGACGCAGGGCGGCGGCGAGTAGGCGAGCGGCAGCGAGGCGTGGCCGGCCAGGTCGAAATCCGCGCTCGCGGCCCAGACCATCGGCAGGCGCTGCAGCAGTTCGCCCCGGCCCTCGC
This genomic stretch from Roseateles sp. DAIF2 harbors:
- the ahpC gene encoding alkyl hydroperoxide reductase subunit C codes for the protein MSLINTQVQPFKAQAFHNGKFIEVTEASLKGKWSVLIFMPAAFTFNCPTEVEDAAEHYAEFQKAETEVYIVTTDTHFSHKVWHETSPAVGKAKFPLVGDPTHALTNAFGVHIPEEGLALRGTFVINPEGVIKTAEVHSNEIARDVKETLRKLKAAQYTAKNPGQVCPAKWNEGAKTIAPSLDLVGKI
- the ahpF gene encoding alkyl hydroperoxide reductase subunit F; amino-acid sequence: MLDDTLKAQLKAYLGRVTLPFEIEASLSDSESSRELQQLLQDIAAMSDKITLRTDGQDARRPSFSLKRTGTEQSLRFAAIPLGHEFTSLVLALLWTGGHPPKVEQDTIERIKGLDGDYAFEVYMSLSCHNCPDVVQALSLMSVLNPKVKSVVVDGALFQDEVNGREIMAVPAVWLNGAPFGSGRMTVEEIVAKLDSGAAAKDAEKLSAKEAFDVLIVGGGPAGAAAAVYAARKGIRTGIAAERFGGQVNDTMAIENYISVLETDGPKFATALEQHVKHYGVDTMNLQRATGLVPASQPGGLVEVQLENGGVLRAKTVILSTGARWRNVNVPGEQEYKNKGVAYCPHCDGPLFKGKRVAVIGGGNSGVEAAIDLAGIVSHVTLLEFGEQLRADAVLVKKLESLANVSIIKQAQTTEFTGAGGKLSGLNYTDRATGEARRVELEGVFVQIGLVPNTEWLKGTVELSKHGEIIVDARGQTSVPGVFAAGDATTTPFKQIIIAAGEGAKAALAAFDHIIRN
- a CDS encoding MFS transporter; translation: MNMASSTLTRTPAGASWWAVVAVGLATFSVVTTEMLPVGVLDAMAGTLGTSTGAAGLTMSLPALLAALFAPLVVIAAGGMDRRSLLCGLLGLLLIANLASALAPSLPWLLAARILVGVCIGGIWAVAGGLAARLVPTHAVGLATSIVFGGVAAASVLGVPLGALIGELGGWRWAFGSMALLSGLVLVLLLAVLPSLPVSSAVSLRQFGTQLGNRKLQAGLLLTLFLVGSHFMAFTFVRPLLLWVGGFDVRWIPGGLLAYGIAGIVGNFLVGIVAARRTKLTLMAIALGLLLTQILFLTIGSSPVGSGAALLVWGLAYGGVSVGLMTWMMKAVPDAVEIATALYVGVFNIGIAVGAWSGGHAVDGLGLHTALWLAGGTAGMAFLIAVNAGLEKQALCARGGLEQLKS
- a CDS encoding MFS transporter translates to MANAYGELFAAPGSKGFVLAGLVARTPLPMTGIGIITMLSQLRGSYALAGAVSAAFVLTYALVSPQVSRQVDRHGQRRVLPVATAISVAGMLLLLAGTWWNGPDWILFIGAILTGCMPSMSAMVRARWTTLFRGQPRLQTAHALETVLDEVSFIAGPPLSVGLSVLLFPQAGPLAAALLLVLGVAGLVVQRGTEPPAQGLTAGMVRSQSLLRFPGVRLLALLMAAMGVIVGTVDIVSVAFAEQRGQAVAASLVLSAYAIGSCLAGLLFGMLELKAPLNRLLLLGGMATAATTLPLVFVDSVAALMAAVLVAGLFFAPTMIVAMSLLERLVPEHRTTEGMTWLLAGLNVGVALGAALAGHLVDQGGTRSGFGVALCAGALVLLATLSGARLAPPRGAATTVTA
- a CDS encoding TetR/AcrR family transcriptional regulator; the protein is MVRRTRAEMEETRAALLATARKVFATQGYASTSMDDLTAQAGFTRGALYHHFGDKRGLLAAVVRQIDAETDERLQAISNAADDPWEGFRRRCRAYLEMAMEPEIQRIVLRDSRAVLGGSSPEAQRHCVASMQGLIENLMQQGLIAEANAQALATMVYGSLAEAACWIAEEGGGDARLAQGLATLELLLRGVRRSR
- the rarD gene encoding EamA family transporter RarD translates to MNWGIAYAALAYLCWGLFPLYFKQLSEVPALEVVAHRTLWSLAFVALLLTLLRRWTWAGPVLRQPRVLGLFLLSAALLVANSLSYVWAVQHGHVLEASLGYFINPLINVALGFAFLRERPRPVQWLAVALAGFGVLWLTLQTGSLPWIALVLALSFGFYGLVRKIAPLGAMEGLALETLLIAPLAAAALGLWTVQGHSAFAQGDTRQLAWLLMAGPLTAVPLLLFAAGARRIPLTTLGLVQYISPSMQFFLGVWLFKEPLAPARLVAFACIWAALAIYSVEGLWVGRRAAAAKGLRSC
- a CDS encoding MoaD/ThiS family protein — protein: MARIVFTPQLRRFVEVPEIETAAGTLRAGLEAAFAQNPRLRGYVLDDQGHLRANVTIFIDGRRLRDGRRLDDPLAPASQVHVLQALSGG
- a CDS encoding sialidase family protein, translating into MSDTAWVATRKGLFELKHRPGGGWDIAGVSFLAEPLSMLLPAPAGGGRMFAALNLGHFGTKLQGSDDGGKTWTELAVPTYPEQPEGAEGPAWKLQQIWALERVGGTLWAGTIPGGLFRSVDEGASWQLVDSLWQRPERLEWFGGGYDAPGIHSICPYPGRPDELLLGISCGGAWRSTDGGANWAQRAAGMRADFMPPERAEDQNIQDPHRVVRCAGAPEVLWTQHHCGIWRSADNGASWQELRAQPSSFGFAVAAHPGDPDTAWFAPAVKDEKRVPVDAALCVTRTRDGGKSFEVLRVGLPQTHCYDLIYRHGLAVDGSGERLLMGSTTGGLWSSDDGGDHWTEVSRGLPPIYALRFGA
- a CDS encoding GNAT family N-acetyltransferase, with amino-acid sequence MNLADAASFPILQTERLRLRELLPADAPALFAIHGDAQAMRWFGSDPLTSLAEAERLVEVFAGWRRQPNPGTRWGLERLSDGALVGSCGLFNWNRAWRRCTLGYELAREAQGRGLMAEALRRVLAWGFAPEGMGLNRIEAMIHPENQPSLRLVEGLGFRREGLLREVAFWGGRHQDLEMHALLAREQRGKA